The proteins below are encoded in one region of Candidatus Cloacimonadota bacterium:
- a CDS encoding DUF523 domain-containing protein — protein MKEMIVVSACLLGLGCCYNGCNNTDERVLELRDTYTLIPLCPEQLGGMQTPRSPSFFIEGDGSLTLQGINNMINDQNENVSHLFRKGAEEALKICRLFDVKKAILKENSPSCGTHQIYLKEKLTKGMGVTATILKSNGIRVMSENDIRRPDERKD, from the coding sequence GTGAAAGAAATGATCGTTGTCAGTGCTTGCCTTCTTGGATTAGGTTGTTGTTATAATGGATGTAATAACACTGATGAGAGAGTTTTGGAATTAAGAGATACATACACACTTATTCCCCTGTGCCCGGAACAACTTGGCGGCATGCAAACCCCCCGTTCTCCATCGTTCTTCATCGAAGGCGACGGATCATTAACCCTTCAGGGAATCAATAATATGATAAATGATCAAAATGAAAATGTTTCCCATCTTTTTAGAAAAGGTGCAGAGGAAGCCTTGAAGATTTGTCGCCTTTTTGATGTTAAAAAAGCGATCCTTAAAGAAAACAGTCCATCATGTGGCACACATCAGATTTATTTGAAAGAAAAATTGACAAAAGGAATGGGTGTAACAGCTACAATACTTAAATCCAATGGCATACGTGTTATGTCGGAAAATGATATAAGGAGACCAGATGAAAGGAAAGACTAA
- a CDS encoding cold shock domain-containing protein, protein MKGKTKWFSKNKGYGFITGDDGKEYFVHWRSIESDGYRTLVEDEEVEFEAVETEKGVQATKVRRTHDL, encoded by the coding sequence ATGAAAGGAAAGACTAAATGGTTTAGTAAAAACAAGGGATACGGCTTCATCACAGGAGATGACGGCAAAGAATATTTTGTCCACTGGCGATCCATCGAGAGCGATGGTTATCGTACTCTTGTGGAGGATGAAGAAGTAGAATTTGAAGCAGTTGAAACAGAAAAGGGAGTTCAGGCGACAAAAGTCCGCAGAACACATGATTTATAA
- a CDS encoding HD domain-containing protein — MLEKEHFLEKLFKETNLHDEHQLSRFATKNEDAYRKVEEHEKRLRGPFAVDRVRILYTGAYRRYQGKTQVVYFSNLFDEEMSNRSLHTTYVAQVSRSIGKMLRLNLDLIEAIALGHDLGHPPFGHDGEEMLSECCVNHGIGRFHHNIESLYIVDQITNHGKGLNLTFQVRDGIVSHDGEVHDEELHPKRHKTEKDLQEFLKIMKTEDTTSPPATLEACVVRIADTIAYIGQDIEDAIRLGFLKRDELPKDAVQKLGSTNEQIVSTLIMNVVYHSFDKDFVAFGKDTSDALYTLKKFNYQKIYTHPWIKKEKYTIRRGMKILFGKYMNDLEKKNDDSKIYNHFLNHKSEQYLESTNNAEKVRDFIATMTDRYFNQELEDYVLPGRALE; from the coding sequence ATGCTTGAGAAAGAACATTTCTTAGAAAAGCTTTTTAAAGAGACAAATCTTCATGATGAACATCAACTTTCCAGGTTTGCCACAAAAAACGAGGATGCATACAGGAAAGTTGAAGAACATGAAAAACGTTTGCGCGGTCCGTTTGCTGTAGATAGAGTCAGGATACTCTATACTGGCGCATATAGACGATATCAGGGAAAAACACAGGTTGTATATTTCTCAAATCTCTTCGATGAAGAGATGTCCAACAGGAGTCTACACACAACCTATGTAGCACAAGTCTCCCGTAGTATTGGTAAGATGCTTAGGTTAAATCTTGATCTTATCGAAGCAATAGCACTGGGTCATGATCTCGGCCACCCTCCCTTTGGACATGATGGTGAGGAAATGCTCAGTGAATGCTGTGTGAATCATGGCATTGGACGTTTTCATCATAATATTGAAAGTTTGTATATTGTCGATCAGATCACGAACCATGGGAAGGGATTGAATCTTACTTTCCAGGTTCGTGATGGGATCGTATCTCATGACGGCGAAGTGCACGATGAGGAGCTTCATCCCAAACGGCATAAAACAGAAAAAGATCTTCAGGAATTTCTCAAGATAATGAAAACAGAGGACACAACTAGTCCACCCGCTACTCTGGAAGCATGTGTTGTTCGCATTGCAGACACGATTGCATATATCGGTCAGGATATAGAAGATGCAATACGGCTTGGTTTTCTTAAGCGGGATGAATTGCCAAAAGATGCGGTTCAAAAATTGGGGTCCACAAACGAACAAATCGTCAGCACACTTATCATGAATGTTGTCTACCATAGTTTTGATAAAGATTTTGTCGCCTTTGGAAAAGACACTTCGGACGCATTGTACACTCTCAAAAAATTCAATTATCAAAAAATTTATACCCACCCATGGATCAAAAAAGAAAAATATACGATCCGTCGCGGCATGAAAATTCTTTTCGGAAAATATATGAATGATCTCGAGAAAAAGAATGATGATTCAAAGATCTACAATCACTTTTTAAATCATAAAAGTGAACAATATCTTGAGAGCACGAATAATGCCGAAAAGGTACGTGATTTTATAGCTACAATGACCGACCGATATTTCAACCAGGAGCTCGAAGACTATGTTCTCCCGGGAAGAGCGCTGGAATAA
- the lysS gene encoding lysine--tRNA ligase produces the protein MDNENQLIHARKEKLGRLLELGANPFPTKAARTNHIKEIFDNPELFIKGKKSVDIVGRIRSLRKMGKASFCHIEDETGKIQIYVKRDDIGTDKYQIFKQCDLGDFVHVKGFVFYTQTNELSIHAEEFTFLAKAIRPLPVVKEKIEDGKKVMYDQFADKELRYRKRYLDLLLNPEVKHTFQTRSKIIKMMRDFLDARGYIEVETPILQPIYGGAAAQPFITKHNKLDMELYLRIADELYLKRLIIGGFEKVYEVCKDFRNEGMDRTHNPEFTQIELYEAYADYHDIMDLVEDMLTGIAQEVCGTLDITYDDKTIHLEKPWQRKPMLELIKEHAGIDVENSRMEELIAFCKEHEIELEVENFGKIVDEIFKRFVEDNLIQPTFVIDFPKEISPLAKSKPDNPRLVERFEIFIAGLELGNCFSELNDPIDQRERLEGQAKQRELGDVEASEVDEDFLEAMEYGMPPTGGLGLGIDRIVMLLTNSHNIKDVILFPQMRPDSHNE, from the coding sequence ATGGATAATGAAAATCAACTCATTCATGCAAGAAAAGAGAAACTTGGACGCCTGCTCGAATTGGGAGCTAATCCGTTCCCGACAAAAGCAGCACGCACAAATCATATAAAAGAAATATTTGATAATCCCGAATTATTCATCAAGGGCAAAAAAAGTGTCGATATCGTAGGCAGGATACGTTCACTCAGAAAAATGGGCAAAGCCAGCTTCTGTCATATTGAAGATGAAACCGGCAAAATCCAGATTTACGTAAAAAGAGACGACATTGGTACTGATAAGTATCAAATATTCAAACAATGCGACCTCGGGGATTTTGTTCATGTGAAAGGATTTGTCTTTTATACTCAGACAAATGAACTTTCCATTCATGCCGAGGAATTCACCTTCCTTGCAAAAGCGATCAGGCCGCTGCCAGTAGTCAAAGAAAAGATCGAAGACGGAAAAAAGGTCATGTATGATCAATTTGCAGATAAAGAACTTCGATATCGCAAACGCTATCTCGACCTTCTCCTCAATCCTGAGGTGAAACATACCTTCCAAACCCGCAGCAAGATCATTAAAATGATGAGAGATTTTCTCGATGCCCGAGGATATATCGAAGTTGAAACTCCGATCCTTCAGCCCATATATGGTGGCGCGGCAGCTCAACCATTTATTACAAAGCATAACAAACTCGATATGGAACTCTACCTGCGTATCGCTGACGAACTGTATCTAAAACGTCTGATCATCGGGGGATTCGAAAAAGTATACGAGGTGTGCAAAGATTTTCGTAATGAAGGAATGGACAGAACCCACAATCCGGAATTCACGCAGATAGAACTGTATGAAGCATATGCTGACTATCATGATATTATGGACCTGGTGGAGGATATGCTAACCGGAATTGCTCAGGAAGTGTGCGGTACCTTGGACATCACCTACGATGATAAAACCATACATCTTGAAAAACCATGGCAGCGTAAACCAATGCTTGAACTCATCAAAGAACATGCAGGTATCGATGTTGAGAATTCACGTATGGAGGAGCTTATAGCATTCTGTAAAGAGCATGAAATTGAACTCGAAGTCGAGAATTTTGGTAAAATCGTCGATGAAATTTTCAAGAGATTTGTTGAAGACAATCTTATCCAGCCGACCTTTGTTATCGATTTCCCTAAAGAAATTTCACCTCTTGCAAAATCCAAACCGGATAATCCACGTCTTGTTGAAAGGTTCGAAATATTTATTGCAGGACTTGAACTGGGTAATTGTTTCAGTGAATTGAATGATCCAATCGATCAGAGAGAACGTCTCGAAGGACAGGCAAAACAGCGTGAACTTGGAGATGTCGAAGCAAGCGAAGTCGACGAAGATTTCCTCGAAGCAATGGAATACGGTATGCCCCCGACTGGCGGACTTGGTCTTGGTATCGACAGGATCGTGATGCTGCTCACAAATTCGCATAATATAAAGGATGTCATCTTATTCCCACAGATGCGACCGGATAGTCACAACGAATAG